A single window of Synechococcus sp. CBW1004 DNA harbors:
- a CDS encoding MFS transporter gives MTSPRETPPLPPLPWLSVAMAVGIANVYYCQTLLPQLSAEWRISAAQVVLLPALSQWGLTASLLLLLPLADSVERRRLLALAAGGCALAALLLAGATQFGLALIAATLLGLCTLVPYLLPPYVAQITPRDRLGTVLGTLLAGQFSGILLSRSLSGLLAQLLSWRLVYLLAALLMALLAVLILVALPRQRPERPLSYLALQRSQLQLWNQHPTLRRACLRQGLLFGCFLSLWSALALHLATPPLNFSAAQIGAFGLVSLLSIALARPIGRLVDRGGAPSVLLRAGFLAVLGLVLLRIGAASLPLLAVGIAALELAVQGSFVAHQTQVLSLDPAARNRLLTWLVLCSYLGAAVCSLLLSAVWSQWQWQGATGMGLGLTVGALLLGLRSPNGRSGVLSGHEKAGP, from the coding sequence GTGACATCCCCCCGGGAAACGCCGCCCCTGCCACCGCTGCCCTGGCTGAGCGTGGCGATGGCGGTCGGCATCGCCAACGTCTACTACTGCCAGACGCTGCTGCCGCAACTGAGCGCCGAGTGGCGGATCAGCGCCGCCCAGGTGGTGCTGCTGCCGGCCTTGAGCCAGTGGGGCCTCACCGCCAGCCTGCTGCTGCTGCTGCCCCTCGCCGATAGCGTCGAACGGCGCCGACTGCTGGCGCTGGCGGCCGGTGGATGTGCGCTGGCCGCGCTGCTGCTGGCGGGCGCGACGCAGTTCGGCCTGGCCCTGATCGCCGCGACCCTGCTGGGTCTCTGCACCCTGGTGCCCTATCTGCTGCCGCCCTACGTGGCACAGATCACCCCTCGCGACCGGCTGGGCACGGTGCTCGGCACGCTGCTGGCGGGGCAGTTCAGCGGCATCCTCCTGTCACGCAGCCTCAGTGGCCTGCTGGCGCAGCTGCTCTCCTGGCGACTGGTGTATCTGCTGGCAGCCCTGCTGATGGCATTGCTGGCTGTGCTGATCCTGGTGGCCCTGCCGCGGCAGCGGCCGGAGCGGCCGCTCTCCTATCTGGCGCTGCAACGCTCCCAGCTGCAGCTCTGGAACCAGCATCCGACCCTGCGGCGGGCCTGCCTGCGGCAGGGGCTGCTGTTCGGCTGCTTCCTGTCCCTGTGGAGCGCGCTCGCCCTGCATCTGGCGACGCCACCGCTGAACTTCTCGGCAGCGCAGATCGGCGCCTTCGGACTCGTCTCGCTGCTCAGCATCGCCCTGGCGCGGCCGATCGGGCGCCTGGTGGACCGGGGCGGGGCCCCATCCGTGTTGCTGCGGGCGGGATTCCTGGCCGTGCTCGGGCTGGTGTTGCTGCGCATCGGCGCCGCATCCCTGCCGCTCCTGGCCGTGGGGATCGCGGCGCTGGAACTGGCCGTGCAGGGCAGCTTCGTCGCCCATCAGACGCAGGTGCTGTCGCTGGATCCGGCGGCGCGCAACCGATTGCTGACCTGGCTGGTGCTGTGCTCCTATCTGGGGGCGGCGGTGTGCTCGCTGCTGCTCAGCGCGGTCTGGAGCCAGTGGCAGTGGCAGGGCGCCACCGGCATGGGCCTCGGCCTCACAGTGGGGGCCCTGCTGCTCGGGCTGCGCTCGCCGAACGGCCGGAGCGGAGTGTTGAGCGGCCACGAAAAAGCCGGCCCCTGA
- a CDS encoding polyribonucleotide nucleotidyltransferase yields MQGHIQSISFDGREIRLTTGRYAPQAGGSVMIECGDTAILVTATRSGAREGIDFLPLICDYEERLYAAGRIPGSFFRREGRPPERAILTSRLIDRPMRPLFPGWLRDDLQIVATCLSLDERVPPDVLAVTGASMAALMARMPFHGPMAAVRVGLLGDDFVLNPSFREIERSDLDLVVAGTPDGVVMVEAGANQLPEQDVIEAIDFGYEAVGELIKAQLSLLKEHGIEQVIPEPRAEDPTVPSFLEKECAAAIGEVLQQFSQTKPERDAKLDAIKAEVSARIQALPDDDAVKQAVSANGKLLGNSYKSLTKTLMRQQIVKDGKRVDGRALDEVRPISAAVGVLPRRVHGSGLFNRGLTQVLSTATLGTPSDAQELDDLNPSNEKTYLHHYNFPPYSVGETRPMRSPGRREIGHGALAERAIVPVLPSRESFPYVLRVVSEVLSSNGSTSMGSVCGSTLALMDAGVPLKAPVGGAAMGLIKEGDEVRILTDIQGIEDFLGDMDFKVAGTEKGITALQMDMKITGLAMSTVAEAINQARPARLHILAKMMEAIDTPRTALSHHAPRLLSFRIDPELIGTVIGPGGRTIKGITERTNTKIDIEDGGIVTIASHDGAAAEEAQRIIEGLTRRISEGEVFQGSVTRVIPIGAFVEILPGKEGMIHISQLSEARVEKVEDVVNVGDQVTVRVREIDNRGRINLTLRGVPQQEPVPAG; encoded by the coding sequence GTGCAAGGACACATTCAGTCGATCTCCTTCGATGGTCGGGAGATCCGGCTGACCACAGGGCGGTACGCCCCCCAGGCCGGCGGCTCGGTGATGATCGAGTGCGGTGACACGGCGATCCTCGTCACCGCCACCCGCTCCGGCGCCCGCGAGGGCATCGATTTTCTGCCCCTCATCTGCGACTACGAGGAGCGCCTCTACGCCGCCGGTCGCATTCCCGGCAGCTTCTTCCGCCGGGAGGGTCGCCCTCCCGAGCGCGCCATCCTCACCTCCCGTCTGATCGACCGGCCGATGCGGCCGCTGTTCCCCGGCTGGCTGCGCGACGACCTGCAGATCGTCGCCACCTGCCTGTCGCTCGATGAGCGGGTGCCGCCCGATGTGCTGGCGGTCACCGGTGCCTCCATGGCCGCCCTGATGGCCCGCATGCCGTTCCATGGCCCGATGGCGGCGGTGCGCGTCGGTCTGCTGGGCGATGACTTCGTGCTCAACCCCAGCTTCCGTGAGATCGAGCGCAGCGATCTCGATCTGGTCGTCGCCGGCACCCCCGATGGCGTCGTGATGGTCGAGGCCGGTGCCAACCAGCTCCCCGAGCAGGACGTGATCGAGGCGATCGACTTCGGCTATGAGGCTGTCGGGGAGCTGATCAAGGCCCAGCTCAGCCTGCTCAAGGAGCACGGCATCGAGCAGGTGATTCCCGAGCCCAGAGCGGAGGATCCCACCGTTCCCTCCTTCCTGGAGAAGGAATGCGCCGCCGCCATCGGCGAGGTGCTGCAGCAGTTCAGCCAGACCAAGCCCGAGCGCGACGCCAAACTCGATGCGATCAAGGCCGAGGTCAGCGCCAGGATCCAGGCCCTGCCCGATGACGACGCCGTCAAGCAGGCGGTGAGCGCCAACGGCAAGCTGCTGGGCAACAGCTACAAGAGCCTCACCAAGACGCTGATGCGCCAGCAGATCGTCAAGGACGGCAAGCGCGTCGATGGCCGCGCCCTCGACGAGGTGCGCCCGATCAGCGCCGCCGTGGGCGTGCTGCCTCGCCGTGTGCATGGCTCTGGCCTGTTCAACCGCGGCCTCACCCAGGTGCTCTCCACCGCCACCCTGGGTACGCCCAGCGATGCGCAGGAGCTGGATGATCTCAATCCCAGCAACGAGAAGACCTACCTGCATCACTACAACTTCCCGCCCTATTCGGTGGGTGAGACCCGGCCGATGCGCTCGCCCGGCCGCCGCGAGATCGGTCACGGCGCCCTCGCCGAGCGGGCCATCGTGCCCGTGCTGCCCAGCCGCGAAAGCTTCCCCTACGTGCTGCGGGTGGTGAGCGAGGTGCTCAGCTCCAACGGCTCCACTTCGATGGGCTCGGTGTGCGGCAGCACCCTGGCTCTGATGGATGCCGGCGTGCCCCTGAAGGCGCCGGTGGGTGGCGCCGCCATGGGCCTGATCAAGGAGGGCGACGAGGTGCGCATCCTCACCGACATCCAGGGAATCGAGGACTTCCTCGGCGACATGGATTTCAAGGTGGCCGGCACCGAGAAGGGCATCACCGCCCTGCAGATGGACATGAAGATCACCGGCCTGGCGATGAGCACCGTGGCCGAGGCGATCAACCAGGCCCGCCCGGCCCGCCTGCACATCCTCGCCAAGATGATGGAGGCCATCGACACGCCGCGCACGGCCCTCTCGCACCATGCCCCCCGCCTGCTCAGCTTCCGGATCGACCCCGAGCTGATCGGCACGGTGATCGGCCCCGGCGGCCGCACGATCAAGGGCATCACCGAGCGCACCAACACCAAGATCGACATCGAGGACGGCGGCATCGTCACGATCGCCAGCCACGACGGTGCCGCGGCCGAGGAGGCCCAACGCATCATCGAAGGGCTCACCCGCCGTATCAGCGAGGGTGAGGTGTTCCAGGGCAGCGTCACCCGCGTGATCCCGATCGGCGCCTTCGTCGAGATCCTGCCCGGCAAGGAGGGGATGATCCACATCTCCCAGCTCTCCGAGGCGCGCGTCGAGAAGGTCGAGGACGTGGTCAACGTCGGCGATCAGGTGACGGTGCGGGTGCGCGAGATCGACAACCGCGGCCGCATCAACCTCACCCTGCGTGGTGTGCCCCAGCAGGAGCCGGTGCCCGCCGGCTGA
- the rpsN gene encoding 30S ribosomal protein S14: protein MAKKSMIARDVKRRKLVERFAAKRAALMAAFEAAADPMERLEIHRKIQGLPRNSAPTRIRNRCWATGKPRGVYRDFGLCRNQLRERAHKGELPGVVKSSW from the coding sequence ATGGCGAAGAAGTCGATGATCGCGCGCGATGTGAAGCGCCGCAAACTGGTCGAGCGCTTCGCCGCCAAGCGCGCTGCCCTGATGGCTGCCTTCGAGGCCGCCGCCGATCCGATGGAGCGCCTGGAGATCCACCGCAAGATCCAGGGCCTGCCCCGCAACAGCGCCCCCACCCGCATCCGCAACCGCTGCTGGGCCACCGGCAAGCCCCGCGGTGTGTATCGCGATTTCGGTCTGTGCCGCAACCAGCTGCGCGAGCGTGCCCACAAGGGTGAACTCCCCGGCGTGGTCAAGTCCAGTTGGTGA
- the rseP gene encoding RIP metalloprotease RseP: MGVLTALAILAGLIVVHEAGHFLAARWQGIRVSGFSIGFGPPLLQLRRDGVLYALRLIPLGGFVSFPDDEEDSPVPADDPDLLRNRPLPQRALVIAAGVLANFLLAWTVLVAQGVFVGIPDGFQSSPGVLVSSVQPAQAAALGGLRGGDRILGLQGASLGGGQPAVGTLVEAIRTAPGQELRLEIERDGQRLPLVLTPQAMGGIGRIGAQLQPSGREVYRRPRGPLEPIREANRDFRVLTARTAEGFVSLATHFGETASQVSGPVKIVAMGASLAREGGGSLFVFTALISINLAVLNALPLPLLDGGQFVLLLLEGLRGRPLPERFQMAFLQSGFVFLVGLSVLLIVRDTSQLPAVQQLLSR; the protein is encoded by the coding sequence ATGGGAGTTCTCACGGCCCTGGCGATCCTGGCGGGTCTGATCGTGGTGCACGAGGCCGGCCACTTCCTGGCCGCCCGCTGGCAGGGCATCCGGGTCAGCGGCTTCTCGATCGGCTTCGGGCCGCCGCTGCTCCAGCTCCGCCGCGACGGGGTGCTTTATGCCCTGCGGCTGATTCCCCTGGGCGGCTTCGTCTCCTTCCCCGACGACGAGGAGGACAGCCCCGTTCCCGCCGACGACCCCGATCTGCTGCGCAACCGGCCCCTGCCCCAGCGGGCCCTGGTGATCGCCGCCGGTGTGCTCGCCAACTTCCTGCTGGCCTGGACCGTGCTGGTGGCCCAGGGCGTGTTCGTGGGCATTCCCGATGGCTTCCAGTCCAGCCCGGGCGTGCTGGTGTCGTCGGTGCAGCCGGCCCAGGCGGCCGCGCTCGGCGGTCTGCGCGGCGGCGACCGCATTCTCGGCCTGCAGGGCGCGTCCCTGGGCGGAGGCCAGCCGGCGGTCGGCACCCTGGTGGAGGCGATCCGCACCGCCCCCGGTCAGGAGCTGCGGCTCGAGATTGAACGCGACGGCCAGCGTCTGCCGCTGGTGCTCACCCCCCAGGCCATGGGCGGCATCGGCCGCATCGGTGCCCAGCTGCAGCCCAGCGGCCGTGAGGTCTATCGGCGGCCCCGGGGACCGCTGGAGCCGATCCGCGAGGCGAATCGCGATTTCAGGGTGCTCACCGCCCGCACCGCCGAGGGCTTCGTCAGCCTCGCCACCCACTTCGGCGAGACGGCCTCGCAGGTGTCAGGCCCGGTGAAGATCGTGGCGATGGGGGCATCCCTGGCCCGCGAGGGCGGCGGCAGCCTGTTCGTGTTCACCGCCCTGATCTCGATCAACCTGGCGGTGCTCAACGCCCTGCCCCTGCCCCTGCTTGACGGCGGCCAGTTCGTGCTGCTGCTGCTGGAGGGGCTGCGCGGCCGGCCCCTGCCCGAGCGCTTCCAGATGGCCTTCCTGCAGTCGGGCTTCGTCTTCCTGGTGGGTCTGAGCGTGCTGCTGATCGTGCGCGACACCAGCCAGCTGCCCGCCGTGCAGCAGCTGCTCAGCCGCTGA
- the serS gene encoding serine--tRNA ligase, which translates to MLDQRLLRDDPDHIARQLARRGLRIDPAGLQMIAQQERSLEEQRSTLQAAGNQIGRQVGQLIKGGAAPTGPEVQALRDEGNRIKQQVAVLEDEEKALEQRLRDELIALPNLPAAEVPDGASEADNVEVKRWGTPRREEGLEEHWQIGERLGLWEAERSVRIAQSRFITLMGAGARLERALISFMLDQHTARGYTEVLPPILVNTASLTGSGQLPKFAEESFRCAEDDLWLTPTAEVPLTSLHRDEVLPAEQLPLRYCAYTPCFRREAGSYGRDTRGLIRLHQFNKVELYWFCLPEQSADAHEQITRHAEGILEGLELPYRRIELCTGDLGFSAARTFDLEVWLPGAGAYREISSCSVCGDFQARRSSIRCKQADSKGTQLVHTLNGSGLAVGRTMAALLENGQQADGSVRLPAVLAPYFGGDTIKAA; encoded by the coding sequence GTGCTCGACCAGCGCCTGCTGCGCGACGATCCCGACCACATCGCCCGCCAGCTGGCGCGCCGCGGCCTCCGCATCGATCCGGCCGGCCTGCAGATGATCGCCCAGCAGGAGCGCAGCCTCGAGGAGCAGCGCAGCACCCTCCAGGCCGCGGGCAATCAGATCGGCCGGCAGGTGGGGCAGCTGATCAAGGGAGGGGCCGCACCCACCGGCCCGGAGGTGCAGGCCCTGCGCGATGAAGGCAACCGCATCAAGCAGCAGGTGGCGGTGCTGGAGGACGAGGAAAAGGCCCTCGAGCAGCGCCTGCGCGACGAACTGATCGCCCTGCCCAATCTGCCGGCCGCCGAGGTGCCTGACGGCGCCAGCGAGGCGGACAACGTGGAGGTGAAGCGCTGGGGCACGCCCCGCCGGGAGGAGGGGCTGGAGGAGCACTGGCAGATCGGAGAGCGCCTGGGGCTGTGGGAAGCCGAGCGCTCGGTGCGCATCGCCCAGAGCCGCTTCATCACCCTGATGGGCGCCGGTGCCCGCCTGGAGCGTGCCCTGATCAGCTTCATGCTCGATCAGCACACTGCGCGCGGTTACACCGAGGTGCTGCCGCCGATCCTGGTGAACACCGCCAGCCTCACCGGTTCCGGCCAGCTGCCCAAGTTCGCCGAGGAGAGCTTCCGCTGCGCCGAGGACGACCTCTGGCTCACCCCCACCGCCGAGGTGCCGCTCACCTCGCTGCATCGTGATGAGGTGCTCCCCGCCGAGCAGCTGCCGCTGCGCTATTGCGCCTACACCCCCTGCTTCCGCCGCGAGGCCGGCTCCTATGGCCGCGACACCCGCGGCCTGATCCGCCTGCATCAGTTCAACAAGGTGGAGCTGTACTGGTTCTGCCTGCCGGAGCAATCGGCGGACGCCCACGAGCAGATCACCCGCCACGCCGAGGGGATCCTGGAGGGCCTGGAGCTGCCCTACCGCCGCATCGAGCTGTGCACCGGTGATCTGGGATTCTCGGCCGCCAGAACATTCGATCTGGAGGTGTGGCTGCCGGGTGCCGGCGCCTACCGCGAGATCTCCAGCTGCTCGGTCTGCGGCGACTTCCAGGCCCGCCGCTCCTCGATCCGCTGCAAACAGGCCGACAGCAAGGGCACCCAGCTCGTGCACACCCTCAACGGCTCCGGTCTGGCGGTGGGGCGCACCATGGCCGCCCTGCTGGAGAACGGCCAGCAGGCCGACGGCTCGGTGCGGCTGCCCGCTGTCCTGGCGCCCTACTTCGGCGGCGACACGATCAAGGCGGCCTGA
- a CDS encoding Tfp pilus assembly protein FimT/FimU, with product MGRPQPRDRIRGFTLVELLVAVAVLGILAAIAVPSFQFVLRRERVNALAFEIAGWLEETRSIAAREVNPDASSGGCAIVIAAPQADAEAGDVIAGISGCAARETQLRVTDTWGGRFRISHSIPAGSITNSPTADDCSASGIPATLCSGSVRLFFTPRGMWSSDSVANLSDDLEIRVAPADGSAPRRCVRLSSILGSIDIGSANAGGVTAGCDNYARI from the coding sequence ATGGGAAGGCCGCAGCCGAGGGACCGGATCCGGGGCTTCACCCTGGTCGAGCTGCTGGTGGCCGTGGCGGTGCTCGGCATCCTGGCGGCGATCGCGGTTCCGTCCTTTCAGTTCGTGCTGCGGCGTGAACGGGTCAATGCTCTCGCCTTCGAGATCGCCGGCTGGCTGGAGGAGACCCGCTCGATCGCCGCACGCGAGGTGAATCCCGATGCCAGTTCCGGCGGCTGCGCAATCGTGATCGCGGCCCCCCAGGCGGATGCCGAGGCCGGTGACGTGATCGCCGGCATCAGCGGCTGCGCGGCGCGGGAGACGCAGCTCCGGGTGACGGACACCTGGGGCGGACGTTTCCGGATCAGCCACAGCATCCCGGCGGGCAGCATCACGAATTCCCCCACGGCGGACGACTGCAGCGCCAGCGGCATCCCCGCCACACTCTGCTCAGGCAGCGTCCGCCTCTTCTTCACACCGCGGGGGATGTGGTCGTCGGATTCGGTGGCCAACCTCAGCGACGATCTCGAGATCCGCGTCGCCCCGGCCGATGGATCCGCGCCCCGCCGCTGCGTGCGCCTCTCGAGCATCCTGGGCTCGATCGACATCGGCTCGGCCAATGCGGGCGGTGTGACGGCCGGCTGTGACAACTATGCGCGCATCTAA
- a CDS encoding prepilin-type N-terminal cleavage/methylation domain-containing protein, which produces MRASKRGGAGFTLVELLVALVAVQVVFIAAGSVLISHVRSSSNLEVAQRQRDNAGRLDYLVQVEASEAALVEAGRILPEGCEAAGQASIAAFRVPRDSGSYLDTEGNVSFIYYYNHLGNVRRCGPPVQRNGVLNHAAGLGLHDGVAVRDALIELVSCQGQSTDSSQLVYRLVYPSGYQPACSIARARTVFIR; this is translated from the coding sequence ATGCGCGCATCTAAACGAGGCGGTGCCGGCTTCACCCTGGTGGAGCTGCTGGTGGCCCTGGTGGCCGTCCAGGTGGTGTTCATCGCCGCCGGCTCGGTGCTGATCTCCCACGTGCGCAGCAGCTCGAATCTGGAAGTCGCCCAGCGGCAGCGCGACAACGCCGGCAGGCTCGATTACCTCGTGCAGGTGGAGGCCAGCGAGGCGGCCCTGGTGGAGGCGGGCCGCATCCTGCCGGAGGGCTGCGAGGCGGCGGGTCAGGCCTCGATCGCCGCCTTTCGCGTGCCGCGCGACAGTGGCAGCTATCTCGATACCGAAGGAAATGTGTCGTTCATTTATTACTACAATCACCTGGGGAACGTGCGGCGCTGCGGTCCACCCGTGCAGCGCAACGGTGTCCTCAACCACGCTGCGGGCCTGGGGCTTCATGATGGCGTGGCCGTCCGGGATGCCCTGATCGAGCTGGTGAGCTGCCAGGGGCAGAGCACGGACAGCAGCCAGCTGGTCTACCGATTGGTGTATCCCAGCGGCTATCAGCCGGCGTGCTCGATCGCCCGGGCCCGCACGGTCTTCATCCGCTGA
- a CDS encoding NifU family protein encodes MTTDTAAPASDPRALTIENVERTLDELRPYLMADGGNVEVVEIDGPIVKVRLQGACGSCPSSTMTLKMGIERKLREAIPEVSEVVQVL; translated from the coding sequence ATGACCACCGACACAGCCGCCCCCGCCAGCGATCCCCGCGCCCTGACGATCGAGAACGTGGAGCGCACCCTCGATGAGCTGCGTCCGTATCTGATGGCCGATGGCGGCAACGTCGAGGTCGTCGAGATCGACGGCCCGATCGTCAAAGTGCGGCTGCAGGGCGCCTGCGGCTCCTGCCCCAGCAGCACCATGACCCTGAAGATGGGCATCGAGCGCAAGCTGCGCGAGGCCATCCCCGAGGTGAGCGAGGTGGTTCAGGTGCTCTGA
- the lepA gene encoding translation elongation factor 4 — MTDVPVSRIRNFCIIAHIDHGKSTLADRLLQDTGTVAARDMQEQFLDNMDLERERGITIKLQAARMEYKAADGETYILNLIDTPGHVDFSYEVSRSLQACEGALLVVDASQGVEAQTLANVYLALENDLEIIPVLNKIDLPGADPERISEEIEAIIGLDTSNAIPCSAKTGLGVPEILQAVVDRVPPPPDKVEEPLRALIFDSYYDAYRGVIVYFRVISGTIARKDKVLLMASGKTYELDEVGVMAPDQRQVESLHAGEVGYLAASIKAVADARVGDTITLAAAPASEPLPGYTEAKPMVFCGLFPTDADQYPDLREALDKLRLSDAALQYEPETSSAMGFGFRCGFLGLLHMEIVQERLEREYDLDLIVTAPSVIYRVNMLDGSTEMIDNPATLPDPQKRESIEEPYVKLEIYTPNTYNGTLMELCQERRGEFIDMKYITTDRVTLHYELPLAEVVTDFFDQMKSRTKGYASMEYHLIGYRRNDLVRLDVLINGEKADPLTTIVHRDKAYNVGKGLVEKLKELIPRQQFKIPIQASIGSRVIASESISAMRKDVLAKCYGGDISRKKKLLQKQAKGKKRMKAMGKVEVPQEAFMAVLKLNQ; from the coding sequence ATGACCGACGTTCCCGTTTCCCGCATCCGTAACTTCTGCATCATCGCCCACATCGATCACGGCAAATCAACACTGGCCGATCGCCTGTTACAGGACACCGGCACCGTCGCCGCGCGCGACATGCAGGAACAGTTTCTCGACAACATGGATCTGGAGCGGGAACGGGGGATCACGATCAAGCTGCAGGCGGCGCGGATGGAATACAAGGCGGCTGATGGGGAGACCTACATCCTCAACCTGATCGACACGCCGGGACACGTCGATTTCTCCTATGAAGTGAGCCGCTCCCTGCAGGCCTGCGAAGGCGCCCTGCTGGTGGTGGATGCCAGCCAGGGGGTGGAAGCGCAGACCCTGGCGAACGTCTATCTGGCGCTGGAGAACGATCTCGAGATCATTCCGGTGCTCAACAAGATCGACCTGCCCGGCGCCGACCCGGAACGGATCAGTGAGGAGATCGAGGCGATCATCGGCCTCGACACCAGCAACGCCATCCCCTGCTCCGCCAAGACCGGCCTGGGCGTGCCCGAGATCCTGCAGGCGGTGGTCGATCGGGTGCCGCCGCCGCCCGACAAGGTGGAGGAGCCGCTGCGGGCGCTGATCTTCGATTCCTACTACGACGCCTATCGCGGCGTCATCGTCTATTTCCGCGTCATCAGCGGCACGATCGCCCGCAAGGACAAGGTGCTGCTGATGGCCAGCGGCAAGACCTACGAACTCGACGAGGTGGGCGTGATGGCCCCCGACCAGCGTCAGGTGGAGAGCCTGCATGCCGGCGAGGTGGGCTACCTGGCGGCCTCGATCAAGGCCGTGGCGGATGCGCGGGTGGGCGACACGATCACCCTGGCGGCAGCCCCCGCCAGCGAGCCGCTGCCCGGCTACACCGAAGCCAAGCCGATGGTGTTCTGCGGCCTGTTCCCCACCGACGCCGACCAGTACCCGGATCTGCGCGAGGCGCTCGACAAGCTGCGCCTCTCCGACGCCGCTCTGCAGTACGAGCCGGAGACGAGCAGCGCCATGGGCTTCGGCTTCCGCTGCGGCTTCCTCGGCCTGCTGCACATGGAGATCGTGCAGGAGCGCCTCGAGCGCGAATACGACCTCGATCTGATCGTCACCGCCCCCTCGGTGATCTACCGGGTGAACATGCTCGATGGCAGCACCGAGATGATCGACAATCCGGCGACACTACCGGATCCACAGAAGCGCGAATCGATCGAAGAGCCCTATGTGAAGCTCGAGATCTACACGCCGAACACCTACAACGGCACCCTGATGGAGCTGTGCCAGGAGCGTCGCGGTGAGTTCATCGACATGAAGTATATCACCACCGATCGCGTCACGCTCCACTACGAGCTGCCGCTGGCCGAGGTGGTCACCGACTTCTTCGACCAGATGAAGAGCCGCACCAAGGGCTACGCCTCGATGGAATACCACCTGATCGGCTACCGCAGGAACGATCTGGTGCGCCTCGATGTGCTGATCAACGGCGAGAAGGCCGATCCGCTCACCACGATCGTGCACCGCGACAAGGCCTACAACGTCGGCAAGGGCCTGGTGGAGAAGCTCAAGGAGCTGATCCCGCGCCAGCAGTTCAAGATCCCGATCCAGGCCTCCATCGGCAGCCGCGTGATCGCCTCCGAAAGCATCAGCGCCATGCGCAAGGATGTGCTCGCCAAGTGCTACGGCGGCGACATCAGCCGCAAGAAGAAACTGCTGCAGAAGCAGGCCAAGGGCAAGAAGCGGATGAAGGCGATGGGCAAGGTGGAGGTGCCCCAGGAGGCCTTCATGGCGGTGCTGAAGCTCAACCAGTAA
- a CDS encoding type II secretion system protein J: MPLSLAHVRRVRPPLTGRAAFTLVELLVTVAVGGLVLGGAVIILISHIRASTRLVALQHYQDHCGWVQFLLNREIEQSSAAAGEGNTLTLTIPGFSRPVTIIYTRNAAGELERTGPSIDAAGRLEVPTDPEEPYEARTDLVARDVLAFTVDATANPRAPRYLIRIGNADGISYSVNQDSGGGGAYCRAREMSRKAPVPTAREEVGTLVVWNVGLESIEYLS, encoded by the coding sequence ATGCCTCTTTCACTGGCCCATGTCCGTCGCGTCCGACCCCCGCTCACTGGCCGTGCCGCTTTCACTCTGGTGGAACTGCTGGTGACTGTGGCCGTCGGCGGCCTGGTGCTCGGCGGTGCCGTGATCATCCTGATCTCCCACATCCGCGCGAGCACCCGCCTGGTGGCCTTGCAGCATTACCAGGATCACTGCGGCTGGGTGCAGTTCCTGCTCAACCGCGAAATCGAGCAGTCATCGGCCGCCGCCGGCGAGGGCAATACGCTCACCCTGACGATTCCAGGCTTCTCCAGGCCTGTCACCATCATCTACACCCGTAATGCCGCCGGCGAACTCGAGCGCACCGGTCCCAGCATTGATGCTGCCGGCCGCCTGGAGGTGCCGACGGACCCTGAGGAGCCCTATGAGGCACGCACAGACCTTGTGGCGAGAGATGTGCTGGCCTTCACCGTCGATGCCACGGCCAATCCCCGCGCTCCACGCTATCTGATCAGGATCGGCAATGCTGATGGCATCTCCTATTCCGTCAACCAGGATTCTGGCGGCGGCGGCGCCTACTGCCGTGCCAGGGAGATGAGCCGCAAAGCGCCTGTGCCAACAGCCCGAGAGGAAGTCGGGACTCTGGTGGTCTGGAATGTCGGTTTGGAAAGCATCGAATATCTGTCGTGA
- a CDS encoding Tfp pilus assembly protein FimT/FimU, whose amino-acid sequence MTRRPMLPRWPRLLRPDRSYTLVELMVTVVVIGILSGVVIDIGWREWRREQVNSVVLELAGWLQKVRRGALKGHSCVVTIQTGLRASGAQLAQVDNCVSVEPLRLSGLSGNRGFDVSVPEGTVNSFTFTPAGTLSPPPSPQVPIVITVALEGHSDPQRCVRIDGLLAAIDVGIPGAGGCVAGRI is encoded by the coding sequence ATGACGCGTCGCCCCATGTTGCCACGATGGCCACGCCTGCTCCGGCCGGACCGCAGCTACACCCTGGTCGAGTTGATGGTCACGGTTGTGGTGATCGGCATCCTCTCCGGGGTGGTGATCGACATCGGTTGGCGTGAATGGCGACGGGAACAGGTCAACAGTGTGGTGCTGGAGCTGGCGGGCTGGCTGCAGAAGGTGCGGCGCGGCGCCCTCAAGGGCCACAGCTGTGTGGTGACCATCCAGACCGGACTGCGTGCGTCCGGCGCTCAGCTGGCCCAGGTCGATAACTGTGTCTCTGTGGAGCCCCTGCGCCTCAGCGGTCTCAGCGGCAATCGTGGCTTCGATGTGAGCGTTCCAGAGGGAACTGTCAACAGCTTCACCTTCACCCCCGCCGGCACCCTTTCGCCGCCGCCTTCCCCACAGGTGCCGATCGTGATCACCGTGGCCCTCGAGGGGCACAGTGATCCTCAGCGCTGTGTGCGGATTGATGGGCTGCTTGCCGCGATCGACGTGGGCATTCCGGGCGCTGGCGGCTGCGTTGCAGGGAGGATCTGA